The DNA region GACGCTATGTCGACCTCGACCTCGACGATTGCCCCATCGAGTCCGACGACGGCGCAGGAGAGGACTTTGGCGAGCATCGGCCCTATTTATCGCATAGGGCAAGGCGCTCAGGCAAGTAGCCGGGAGTTCTAGCGAAAATGAAAGGGCAGGCATCTTGCCCGCCTCACCGACGCTGGACGGCCCTGAAGCCACGCGTTTATCCGTTTCCTATCCGTTGATAGGAAGCCGGTTGCCCGCTACTTTGAGGCGCTTTGACGCGGCGACCCCTCGACGTGCCGGTCGACGGAGAAGACGCCGCGCACCCGCTCCAGTTTCCCCAAGAGGCGAGTCAGCTGGTCGACGCCTGTGGTCTGGAGCGTTATGTAAACACTTGTCGTCCGGTCGTCGTGCTCCTGCGTCCGCACAGCCACCATGTTTACCTTCTCTTCGGCCACGATCGTGCCGATGTCGCGCAGCAGCCCCACGCGGTCCCACGCCTCGATGCGCACCGCGACGGGGTACAGGCGGCTCGTGCGCCCCCACTGCACGTCGACCAACCGCTCGACCTCCGTTTCGTAACGCACGTTGTGGCAGTCCTGCCGGTGCACGGTCACGCCGCGGCTGCGCGTGACGTAGCCGATGACCGGGTCGCCGGGGACGGGGTTGCAGCAGCGGGCAAGCTGGGTGAGGAGGTCGCCCGTGCCCAGCACTTCGATGCTCGACGTGTAGACGGGGCCCGGCGGCGCCTCCACCGATGGTTCTGCCGGCGCCTCCTCCTGGATGAGCGGCGCCAGCCGCACCGCGACCTGGTGCAGGCTGACCCCGCCGTAGCCGATGGCCGCCAGCAGTTCGTCCATATCGTCGTACTTGAAGCCGTCGATGAGGTGGGGCTGCGCTTCCGCCAGCGTCAGGCCGAGGCGTCGCAGTTCCCTGACCAGCATGTCGCGGCCGCGCTCGACGTTTATCGCCCGCTCCTGGCGCTTGAACCAGGCGCGCACCTTCTCGCGCGCGTGGCTGGTCATGATGTAGCCGAGGTTCGGGTTCAGCCAGTCGCGCGAGGGCCCGCGCGGCGTCTTGCTGGTCATGATCTCGACCACGTCGCCGTTCTGGAGCTGGTAGTTCAGCGGAACGAGGCGTCCGTTGACGCGCGCCCCGATGCAGCGGTGCCCGACGTCGGTGTGGATGCGGTACGCGAAGTCGATGGGCGTGGAGCGGACAGGCAGGTCCTTCACCTCGCCCTTCGGCGTGTAGACGAACACCTGGTCCTGGAAGATATCGGTCTTCACCAGCTCGACGAAGTCGTCGGCGGCGGCCATTTCGCGCTGCCACTCCAGGAGCTGCCGTATCCACGACACCTGCTCCTCGAAGTGGAGGTCGCCCTTGCCGCCCGCCTTGTAGCGCCAGTGAGCGGCCACGCCGTACTCGGCCAGGCGGTGCATCTCGTGGGTGCGTATCTGCACCTCGAGAGCGCGCGCCCCCATGCACAGGACGGTCGTGTGGAGCGAGCGGTAGACGCCCTCCTTAGGATTGGCGATATAGTCGTCGAACTGGCCCGGGATAGGATGCCACAGGTTGTGGACGACACCGAGGGCGCGGTAGCAATCGGCCTCCGTCTCCACGAGCACCCGTAGGGCCAGCAGGTCGTAGATCTCGTTGAAGGTCTTGCCCTGGGCGGCGTACTTTTCCATCTTCTGATAGATGCTGTAGATGTGCTTCGCGCGGCCCTGCACGTCCGCCTCGACGCCGTGCTTTTCCAGCTCCGCCTTGAGGATGCCCTCGACCTGCGCCACATACTTCTCGCGCGCGCTGCGGCTGGACGCGAGGAGGTTCGCGATGGCGCGGTAACGTTCAGGGTTGAGGTAGCGGAAGGAAAGGTCTTCCAGCTCGCGGCTTATTTGCCAGATGCCGAGCCGGCTCGCCAGCGGGGCATATATCTCCATCGTCTCCTGCGCCACCCGAAGCTGCTTCTCAGGCGGCAGCGCGTACAGCGTGCGCATGTTGTGCAACCGATCGGCGAGCTTGATGATCACCACGCGGATGTCCTTGGCCATGGCGAGGAACATCTTGCGCAGGTTCTCCGCCTGCGCCGCTTTGTCGCCCACGCGCTCGTCGGGGGCCTTCCAGGCGATCTTCTCCAGCTTGCTGCCGCCGTCGACGAGCCGCGCGACGTCCCTGCCGAACCGCTTAACCAGCTCGGCGTTGGGGACGCCGCAGTCCTCCGTGACATCGTGGACGAGGGCGGCGGCGACGGCAGTCGCGTCGAGCTGGAGGTCGACGACCGTGTTCGCCGTATCGAGAGGATGGGTGATGTAAGGATCGCCGGTCTTGCGCACCTGGTCGCGGTGGCACTCTTCCGCGAACCGGTAAGCGCTTTCGATGAGGGCGATATTGCCGTCGGGGATGTATTCCCGCGCCTTGTCGAGCAGCTCGTCTATTGAGGCAACCATGCGACTATCCGGAGTCTAGCGTTCCAAGTACTAATGTACCATATCCGAGGCAGACGGCGGGCATCCTGCCGTTCCCGTGCTTTCGCCGCGCCCGGCATAGGGGAAGCGTCCGACGTGGTCGCCGCAACACGAGCGCCTACCTTCCCACCCGCCCGCCCCCAAACGTCTCGGCGGACCCCCCGGACCCCGGCAAAGGGGACTCCCCTCTGCACTCTCCCTGCTTGCGCCCCGGCCAACCCCGGGGACGCCGGCTGGTTGGGCCATCCCATCGTCCACGCATCGCACGCTGACCCTGAGCGTGGCGCTTTACAGTGCGCCCCCGCTCCGATATGCTGAATCCGCTCGAACACCTAAGCGAGGAGCCACGTTTGCCCCACTTCTCCGTGCCGCGCGGCACAGCGGATGTCCTGCCGAAGGACCAGCCCTACTGGCAACGGGCGATAGGCGAGGCCGAAAGACTGAGCCGCCTCTATGGCTATCAGCGCATCGACACGCCCATCTTCGAAGAGGCGGCCCTCTTCGAGCGCGGTGTCGGTGACGCGACAGACATCGTCCAGAAGGAGATGTACGTGTTCGAGGACCGCAGCGGCCAACGCATGGCCCTTCGCCCCGAGGGGACGGCCAACGTCTGCCGCGCCTACCTGCAACACGGCATGTACAACCGCACCCAGCCCGTCCGTCTCTACTACATCGCGCCCACCTTCCGCTACGAGCGGCCGCAGGCGGGCCGACAACGCCAGCACACCCAGTTCGGCTGCGAGGCGATCGGCGAGGACGACCCGGCAATCGACGCCGAGCTAATCGAGCTGCTCTGGCAACTGTACGAGAACCTGGAGCTGCGCGATCTCGTCCTGCTGCTCAACAGCATCGGCGACCCCGAGTGCCGCGCCGGCTACCTGAATGCCCTGCAAGACCACTATCGCGGCCTGATCGATACTGTTTGCCGCGATTGCCGCGAGCGCGTCGAGCGCAACCCCTTGCGCCTCCTCGACTGCAAGCAGGAAAGCTGTCAGCCGGTCATCGCCTCCGCGCCCTCCATCCTCGATTACCTTTGCCCCGCCTGCCGCGAGCACTTCGACAGTCTGCGCCGCTACCTCGATGCGCTGGGCGTGCCTTACGAGATCGAGCCCCGCCTCGTGCGCGGCCTCGACTACTACACCCGCACCGTGTTCGAGATACAGCCCCGGGGCGGCGGCGCGCAGAGCACCGTCGGCGCCGGCGGACGCTACGACCGCCTCATCGAAGAACTGGGCGGCAGGCGCACCCCCGGCATCGGCTTCGCGGCCGGCATCGAGCGCATAGTGCTGAATATGAAGCGACAAAAGGCGCCCGTGCCGCCGCAGCCGACGCCCGATGTCTACGTCGCCTACCAGGTCAAAGAAGCGAAAACGGAGGCGCTTGCTCTCGCCGCCCGTCTGCGCCGCGAAGGGGTGTCGGCGGTCGTGGCCACGGGCGGCCGCAGCCTCCGCGCGCAGATGCGCCACGCCGACGCGCTGAAAGCGAGGTGGGCCGTAATCCTCGGTCAGCGCGAGCTTGCCGCCGGCACCGTCCAGCTACGGAACATGACCGACGCCTCTCAGCGCGAGCTGACACGCGAAGAGGCGGTCGCTTTTCTGGGCCGCGCTGCCGCGGACCCGCAGTCGCCGGCATAGCCGTCGACGGCCGCGCCGCCTCTCGCTGTGCTATAATTCGAGTGAATCGGGCCCCGATGCGTCGGGGTTCGCTCACGTATGGACAGAAGAATGCTCGATAGATTACGCGGACTCGTCAACCGCTACGAAGAGATAACGGCGGAAATGGGCCGTCCGGAGGTCGCGTCCGACTACGAACGGCTGCAGACGCTCGCCCGCGAGCGCGCCTCGCTGGAAGAAATCGTGGCGCTCTACCAGGACTATGAGCAGGCCGAGGCGGGCATCCAGCAGGCGCGCGACCTGCTGGAAGAGAGCCAGGAGCAGGAATTGAGGGACCTCGCGCGCGAGGAGCTGGAGCGGCTGAACGAGCGGAAGGAGGCGCTCACGGAGCGCATCAGGAAGGCGCTGGTGCCGCCTGACCCCCGCGACGAGAAGAGCGTCATCATGGAGATACGCGCCGGTACCGGCGGAGAGGAGGCCGCCCTGTTCGCTGCCGACCTCTTCCGCATGTACACGCGCTACGCCGACCGCCACAACTGGGGCGTCGAGGTCATGTCTCGCAGCGAAAGCGGCGTCGGCGGCTTCAAGGAGATCATTTTCGAGGTGAAAGGCCGCGGCGCCTTCTCGCGCCTCAAGTATGAGAGCGGCGTCCATCGCGTGCAGCGCGTGCCGCTGACGGAGGCGCAGGGGCGCATCCACACCTCGACAGCCACCGTTGCCGTTCTGCCGGAAGCCGAAGAGGTCGACGTGAAAATAAACGAG from Dehalococcoidia bacterium includes:
- a CDS encoding bifunctional (p)ppGpp synthetase/guanosine-3',5'-bis(diphosphate) 3'-pyrophosphohydrolase, translated to MVASIDELLDKAREYIPDGNIALIESAYRFAEECHRDQVRKTGDPYITHPLDTANTVVDLQLDATAVAAALVHDVTEDCGVPNAELVKRFGRDVARLVDGGSKLEKIAWKAPDERVGDKAAQAENLRKMFLAMAKDIRVVIIKLADRLHNMRTLYALPPEKQLRVAQETMEIYAPLASRLGIWQISRELEDLSFRYLNPERYRAIANLLASSRSAREKYVAQVEGILKAELEKHGVEADVQGRAKHIYSIYQKMEKYAAQGKTFNEIYDLLALRVLVETEADCYRALGVVHNLWHPIPGQFDDYIANPKEGVYRSLHTTVLCMGARALEVQIRTHEMHRLAEYGVAAHWRYKAGGKGDLHFEEQVSWIRQLLEWQREMAAADDFVELVKTDIFQDQVFVYTPKGEVKDLPVRSTPIDFAYRIHTDVGHRCIGARVNGRLVPLNYQLQNGDVVEIMTSKTPRGPSRDWLNPNLGYIMTSHAREKVRAWFKRQERAINVERGRDMLVRELRRLGLTLAEAQPHLIDGFKYDDMDELLAAIGYGGVSLHQVAVRLAPLIQEEAPAEPSVEAPPGPVYTSSIEVLGTGDLLTQLARCCNPVPGDPVIGYVTRSRGVTVHRQDCHNVRYETEVERLVDVQWGRTSRLYPVAVRIEAWDRVGLLRDIGTIVAEEKVNMVAVRTQEHDDRTTSVYITLQTTGVDQLTRLLGKLERVRGVFSVDRHVEGSPRQSASK
- the hisS gene encoding histidine--tRNA ligase, which encodes MPHFSVPRGTADVLPKDQPYWQRAIGEAERLSRLYGYQRIDTPIFEEAALFERGVGDATDIVQKEMYVFEDRSGQRMALRPEGTANVCRAYLQHGMYNRTQPVRLYYIAPTFRYERPQAGRQRQHTQFGCEAIGEDDPAIDAELIELLWQLYENLELRDLVLLLNSIGDPECRAGYLNALQDHYRGLIDTVCRDCRERVERNPLRLLDCKQESCQPVIASAPSILDYLCPACREHFDSLRRYLDALGVPYEIEPRLVRGLDYYTRTVFEIQPRGGGAQSTVGAGGRYDRLIEELGGRRTPGIGFAAGIERIVLNMKRQKAPVPPQPTPDVYVAYQVKEAKTEALALAARLRREGVSAVVATGGRSLRAQMRHADALKARWAVILGQRELAAGTVQLRNMTDASQRELTREEAVAFLGRAAADPQSPA
- the prfA gene encoding peptide chain release factor 1, producing the protein MLDRLRGLVNRYEEITAEMGRPEVASDYERLQTLARERASLEEIVALYQDYEQAEAGIQQARDLLEESQEQELRDLAREELERLNERKEALTERIRKALVPPDPRDEKSVIMEIRAGTGGEEAALFAADLFRMYTRYADRHNWGVEVMSRSESGVGGFKEIIFEVKGRGAFSRLKYESGVHRVQRVPLTEAQGRIHTSTATVAVLPEAEEVDVKINEDELRVDIFHSGGPGGQNVQKVATAVRLTHIPTGIVVVCQDERSQWKNRVRAMAVLRARLLDAEQRRQAEEIGATRRSQVGTGERAEKIRTYNFPQDRVTDHRVGLTLHNLQGILDGDIDPIIDAVATEEQARLLEEQLV